From one Streptomyces sp. SCSIO 30461 genomic stretch:
- a CDS encoding FdhF/YdeP family oxidoreductase: MASKPPSGDPVQDAPQVGEPQHSAAGLPAIGHTLRMAQRQMGLARTARTLLKVNQKDGFDCPGCAWPEADKRHAAEFCENGAKAVAEEATLRRVTPAFFAAHPVSALERRSGYWLGQQGRITEPVYLPEGADHYEPVPWERAFAIIADELRALTSPDEALFYTSGRTSNEAAFLLQLFAREFGTNNLPDCSNMCHESSGSALTETLGVGKGSVSLEDLHQADLIIVAGQNPGTNHPRMLSALEKAKESGARIISVNPLPEAGMERFKNPQTPKGLLKGVALNDLFLQIRIGGDQALFRLLNRLILETDGAVDEAFVREHTHGFDEFAAAARATDWDETLAATGLERSGIEQALRMVLESERTIVCWAMGLTQHKHSVATIRELVNFLLLRGNVGRPGAGVCPVRGHSNVQGDRTMGIFERPPTAFLDALEKEFGFAPPRHHGMDVVRSIRALREGAAKVFFAMGGNFVGAAPDTEVTEAAMRRARLTVHVSTKLNRSHVVTGRRALILPTLGRTDKDVQRSGRQFVTVEDSMGMVHASRGNLPPASEHLLSEPAIVARLARAVLGQESRTPWEDFEQDYAGIRDRIARVVPGFEDFNRRIARPGGFTLPHAPRDERRFPTATGKANFTAAPVEYPRLPEGRLLLQTLRSHDQYNTTIYGLDDRYRGIRGGRRVVLVHPADARALGFDDGAYVDLVSEWKDGVERRAPGFRVVHYPTARGCAAAYYPETNVLVPLDSTADTSNTPASKSVVVRLEQSPTV, encoded by the coding sequence ATGGCCAGCAAGCCGCCCTCCGGCGACCCGGTCCAGGACGCACCCCAGGTGGGGGAGCCCCAGCACTCCGCGGCCGGGCTGCCTGCCATCGGGCACACGCTGAGGATGGCGCAACGGCAGATGGGACTGGCTCGCACCGCCAGGACCCTGCTCAAGGTGAACCAGAAGGACGGCTTCGACTGCCCTGGCTGTGCCTGGCCCGAGGCCGACAAGCGGCACGCTGCGGAGTTCTGCGAGAACGGCGCGAAAGCGGTGGCGGAGGAGGCGACGCTGCGCCGGGTGACTCCCGCGTTCTTCGCCGCGCACCCGGTGTCCGCGCTGGAGCGGCGCAGCGGGTACTGGCTGGGGCAGCAGGGCCGCATCACCGAGCCCGTGTATCTGCCCGAGGGCGCGGACCACTACGAGCCGGTGCCCTGGGAGCGGGCTTTCGCGATCATCGCCGATGAGCTGCGGGCCCTCACGTCCCCGGACGAGGCGCTGTTCTACACCTCAGGCCGCACCAGCAACGAGGCGGCCTTCCTGCTCCAACTGTTCGCCCGCGAGTTCGGCACGAACAATCTGCCGGACTGCTCCAACATGTGCCATGAGTCGTCCGGCTCGGCGCTGACCGAGACTCTGGGCGTCGGCAAAGGCAGCGTGTCGCTGGAGGATCTCCACCAGGCCGATCTGATCATCGTCGCGGGCCAGAACCCGGGGACGAACCACCCGCGGATGCTGTCCGCGCTGGAGAAGGCCAAGGAGTCCGGAGCGCGGATCATCTCGGTGAACCCGCTGCCGGAAGCCGGTATGGAGCGGTTCAAGAACCCTCAGACACCGAAGGGGCTGCTGAAGGGCGTCGCGCTGAACGATCTGTTCCTGCAGATACGGATCGGCGGCGACCAGGCGCTGTTCCGTCTGCTCAACCGGCTGATCCTGGAGACCGACGGCGCGGTCGACGAGGCGTTCGTACGAGAGCACACGCACGGTTTCGATGAGTTCGCCGCCGCGGCCCGGGCCACCGACTGGGACGAGACACTCGCCGCGACCGGTCTGGAGCGCTCCGGGATCGAGCAGGCGCTGCGCATGGTGCTGGAGTCCGAGCGCACCATCGTCTGCTGGGCGATGGGGCTGACGCAGCACAAGCACTCCGTGGCCACCATCCGCGAGCTGGTCAACTTCCTGCTGCTGCGCGGGAACGTCGGCCGGCCGGGTGCGGGCGTCTGCCCGGTGCGCGGGCACTCCAATGTGCAGGGCGACCGCACGATGGGCATCTTCGAGCGGCCGCCGACCGCGTTCCTCGACGCCCTGGAGAAGGAGTTCGGCTTCGCACCGCCGCGGCACCACGGCATGGACGTCGTGCGCTCCATCCGGGCACTGCGCGAAGGTGCGGCCAAGGTGTTCTTCGCGATGGGTGGAAACTTCGTCGGAGCGGCCCCTGACACGGAGGTCACAGAGGCGGCGATGCGGCGCGCCCGGCTGACGGTGCACGTGTCGACGAAGCTCAACCGCTCGCATGTGGTCACGGGCAGGCGGGCGCTGATCCTGCCCACCCTCGGCCGCACCGACAAGGACGTGCAGCGCAGCGGGAGGCAGTTCGTCACCGTGGAGGACTCCATGGGCATGGTGCACGCCTCACGGGGCAATCTGCCGCCGGCGAGCGAGCACCTGCTGTCGGAGCCGGCGATCGTGGCGCGGCTCGCACGTGCCGTGCTCGGCCAGGAGTCGCGGACCCCGTGGGAGGACTTCGAACAGGACTACGCGGGGATCCGCGACCGGATCGCCCGGGTGGTCCCCGGTTTCGAGGACTTCAACCGGCGGATCGCCCGTCCGGGCGGTTTCACCCTGCCGCACGCGCCGAGGGACGAGCGCCGTTTCCCCACCGCCACGGGCAAGGCCAACTTCACGGCGGCGCCCGTCGAGTACCCCCGGCTTCCCGAAGGCCGGCTGCTGCTCCAGACCCTGCGCTCGCACGATCAGTACAACACCACGATCTACGGCCTCGACGACCGCTACCGGGGCATCAGGGGCGGTCGGCGCGTCGTGCTCGTGCACCCGGCCGACGCCCGTGCGCTGGGCTTCGACGACGGCGCGTATGTCGATCTGGTGAGCGAGTGGAAGGACGGTGTCGAGCGCAGGGCCCCGGGGTTCCGGGTGGTGCACTACCCCACCGCGCGGGGCTGCGCCGCCGCGTACTACCCGGAGACCAACGTCCTGGTGCCGCTGGACTCCACCGCGGACACCAGCAACACCCCCGCGAGCAAGTCCGTGGTGGTCCGTCTGGAACAATCACCAACCGTCTAG
- a CDS encoding hotdog fold thioesterase, with protein sequence MGEQTTVKFPQEVIDEYAALGVDLPALFSAGHLGNRMGVRIVEASAERVVGTMPVEGNTQPYGLLHGGASAVLAETLGSVGTMLHGGISKIAVGVDLNCTHHRGVRSGLVTGVATPVHRGRSTATYEIVITDEQDKRVCTARLTCLLRDVRPQDADNLPGGGA encoded by the coding sequence ATGGGCGAGCAGACCACCGTGAAGTTCCCGCAGGAAGTCATCGACGAGTACGCGGCGCTCGGCGTCGACCTGCCCGCCCTCTTCTCGGCGGGGCATCTCGGCAACCGCATGGGCGTCCGGATCGTCGAGGCCTCCGCGGAGCGTGTGGTGGGCACCATGCCGGTGGAGGGCAACACCCAGCCGTACGGGCTGCTGCACGGAGGCGCGTCCGCCGTGCTGGCCGAGACCCTCGGTTCGGTGGGCACCATGCTGCACGGCGGCATCTCCAAGATCGCGGTCGGTGTGGATCTGAACTGCACCCACCATCGGGGCGTGCGCTCGGGGCTGGTCACCGGAGTGGCCACTCCGGTGCACCGGGGTCGCTCCACCGCCACCTACGAGATCGTGATCACCGACGAGCAGGACAAGCGGGTCTGCACGGCGCGCCTGACCTGCCTGCTCCGCGACGTCCGCCCCCAGGACGCGGACAACCTCCCCGGAGGCGGCGCCTGA
- a CDS encoding CocE/NonD family hydrolase C-terminal non-catalytic domain-containing protein, with protein MVSRGWVDIRNRRSLIRQSEVVEGREYRLHWVMQPQDYVFKKGHRLGVVLISTDHDYTLRYPAGTQLSVRAGGQRHQPPGGPLTGPAVGPGTIAAVHPVPRRTAGARAFRRRADSCALPSGAR; from the coding sequence ATCGTCTCGCGTGGCTGGGTCGACATCCGCAACCGTCGATCCCTGATTCGCCAGAGCGAGGTCGTCGAGGGGCGTGAGTACCGGCTCCATTGGGTCATGCAGCCGCAGGACTACGTCTTCAAGAAGGGGCACCGGCTGGGAGTGGTGCTGATCTCGACCGACCACGACTACACCCTGCGCTACCCGGCAGGGACACAGCTGTCCGTTCGGGCGGGGGGGCAGCGGCATCAGCCTCCCGGTGGCCCCCTGACCGGCCCGGCAGTCGGGCCCGGCACCATTGCCGCTGTCCACCCGGTGCCGCGCCGGACCGCTGGTGCACGGGCGTTCCGACGCAGGGCCGACTCGTGCGCCTTGCCGTCGGGCGCGCGGTGA